In one Balaenoptera musculus isolate JJ_BM4_2016_0621 chromosome 2, mBalMus1.pri.v3, whole genome shotgun sequence genomic region, the following are encoded:
- the LOC118890450 gene encoding hepatocyte nuclear factor 4-gamma-like, producing MNTTDNGVNCLCAICGDRETGKHYGASSCDGCKGFFRRSIRKSHVYSCRFSRQCVVDKDKRNQCRYCRLRKCFRAGMKKEAVQNERDRISTRRSTFDGSNIPSINTLAQAEVRSRQISVSSPGASTDINIKKIASIGDVCESMKQQLLVLVEWAKYIPAFCELPLDDQVALLRAHAGEHLLLGATKRSMVYKDILLLGNNYIIHCNSCEVEISRVANRVLDELVRPLQEIQVDDNEYACLKAIVFFDPDAKGLSDPVKIKNMRFQVQLSLEGYINDRQYNSQGRFGELLLLLPTLQSITWQMTEQIQFVKLFGMVKIDNLLQEMLLGGASSEANHLHQPMHPHLSQDPLTGQTILLGPMSTLVHTDQISTPETPLPSPPQGSGQEPYKTAANQASVISHQPLSKQKQL from the coding sequence ATGAATACCACAGATAATGGTGTCAACTGTCTATGTGCTATATGTGGGGACAGAGAGACAGGAAAGCACTATGGCGCCTCCAGCTGTGATGGGTGCAAGGGCTTCTTCAGACGCAGCATCCGCAAGAGTCACGTTTATTCCTGCAGGTTCAGCCGGCAATGTGTTGTTGACAAAGACAAAAGGAATCAATGTAGATACTGTCGATTAAGAAAGTGCTTTAGAGCAGGAATGAAAAAAGAAGCTGTGCAAAACGAACGTGATAGAATAAGCACGAGAAGAAGCACATTTGATGGCAGCAACATCCCCTCCATTAACACACTGGCACAAGCAGAAGTTCGGTCTCGCCAGATCTCAGTCTCAAGCCCTGGTGCAAGCACTgacataaatattaagaaaattgcCAGTATTGGTGATGTCTGTGAATCCATGAAACAGCAGCTCTTAGTCTTGGTGGAATGGGCTAAATATATTCCTGCCTTTTGTGAGTTACCACTGGATGATCAGGTGGCACTGTTGAGAGCTCATGCAGGGGAACATTTACTGCTTGGAGCTACAAAGAGATCCATGGTGTATAAAGATATTTTGCTTTTGGGAAACAATTACATTATTCACTGCAACAGCTGTGAAGTTGAGATTAGCCGTGTGGCCAACCGGGTTCTAGACGAGCTGGTCCGACCACTTCAAGAAATTCAGGTTGATGACAATGAATATGCTTGTTTGAAGGCAATTGTATTTTTTGATCCAGATGCAAAAGGGCTAAGTGATCCAGTAAAGATTAAGAACATGCGGTTCCAAGTGCAGCTGAGTTTGGAGGGCTACATCAACGACCGGCAGTACAACTCACAGGGCAGGTTTGGGGAGCTGCTTCTGCTCCTGCCCACACTGCAGAGCATCACTTGGCAAATGACTGAGCAAATACAATTCGTTAAACTTTTTGGGATGGTTAAAATCGACAACTTACTTCAGGAGATGTTACTGGGTGGTGCTTCCAGTGAGGCTAACCATCTCCATCAACCAATGCACCCACATTTATCTCAAGATCCATTAACTGGACAAACTATACTTTTGGGTCCAATGTCAACACTGGTTCATACAGACCAGATCTCAACTCCAGAAACCccacttccttccccacctcaaGGCTCTGGACAAGAACCGTACAAAACAGCTGCAAATCAAGCTTCAGTCATTTCACACCAGCCTCTCTCCAAACAGAAGCAATTGTGA
- the LYSMD4 gene encoding lysM and putative peptidoglycan-binding domain-containing protein 4, translated as MRQKEVLTKTFQGPAVVCRTPTSHMYMFENGVGDSGDSSEEESHQVALRPRGKERQKKGAHHPHQPGAGDMVLLQRELAQEDSLNKLALQYGCKVADIKKVNNFIREQDLHALKSVKIPVKNHGILTETHKELRPLLSSSTETRVTFEEQPDPDRAAVSASASSNPLTDFFKGIDQNIEHAVQSEIFLSESYCIETSSQPLLPTLPKIPTNGADCGIQRWNAVFIMLLIGIVLPVFYLVYFKIQTASEIPSILNTTAVPNGSMAVSAVPGQSPKLAIPLPTIPSSDSQFSQTTHGEN; from the exons ATGAGGCAGAAGGAAGTGTTAACCAAGACCTTCCAAGGCCCAGCCGTGGTCTGTAGGACTCCGACCAGCCACATGTACATGTTTGAGAATGGTGTTGGGGACTCCGGGGACTCCTCTGAGGAAGAGTCCCACCAAGTAGCTCTGCGGCCCCGGGGCAAGGAGCGCCAGAAGAAGGGTGCCCACCACCCTCACCAGCCAGGAGCAGGGGACATGGTGCTGCTGCAGCGGGAGCTGGCCCAGGAGGACAGCCTCAACAAGCTCGCTCTTCAGTATGGCTGCAAA GTTGCAGATATCAAGAAAGTCAACAACTTCATCAGAGAACAAGACTTACATGCTTTGAAATCTGTTAAGATTCCAGTGAAAAACCATGGGATCCTAACAGAGACCCACAAAGAACTCAGACCCCTCCTGAGCTCATCTACAGAGACCAGAGTGACCTTCGAGGAGCAGCCAGACCCAGACAGAGCAGCTGTCAGTGCCAGTGCGTCGTCTAACCCACTGACGGATTTCTTTAAGGGCATTGACCAGAATATTGAGCATGCAGTGCAGTCGGAAATCTTTTTGAGTGAAAGTTACTGCATAGAGACCTCCAGTCAGCCACTGCTTCCGACTCTTCCGAAGATACCTACAAACGGTGCAGACTGTGGAATTCAGAGGTGGAATGCTGTTTTTATCATGCTTCTGATTGGAATTGTTTTACCAGTGTTTTATTTggtctattttaaaatacaaactgcTAGTGAGATCCCTAGTATCTTGAATACAACTGCTGTCCCTAATGGCTCGATGGCAGTGAGTGCAGTTCCAGGGCAATCCCCCAAATTAGCGATTCCATTGCCAACCATTCCCTCTTCAGACAGCCAGTTCAGTCAGACCACCCACGGGGAGAACTAG